From the genome of Deltaproteobacteria bacterium:
CACCGCCTGGCTCAAGGGCGTGCGCATGTCCTTCATCTCCGTGGGAGTGAGGTCGCCGGAGAAGCGCACTTCAATGATTCGGCCAACGGTCGACGCGACGGTGATCATCTCGCACTCTGCGTGAAAGCCCGCGAGTGCGAGCCTCGCACGAGGCTCGCGCATCGACAAGGCATGCTGGGCGGCGGAGGGTTTCGCTTCCCGTTCCATGATCCGAAGCAGCGCAAGCCGCTCGTGCCGCGTCGCGGGCTCACCGCATCCCGTGCCGCCCAGTGAAGACGCGCTGCAACAAATCGCGCACGCGCTCCCACGCGGCCACGGCGTCGTCCGGAAGCGCCGGCCCTTCACCCGCGCGCGACTGACGCACGCGCTGCACGGTGCCCGTCCTCGCGTCGGCACGGACGGGCAGGGTGGCGTCGAGCTCGGCGATGCGCGCGTGCGCCTGGGCCACGAGCTCCAGCGAGTCTCGAAGCGAGAGCTCCCCTTCCTGCAGCGCCGTGCCCAGGAGGCACACGTAGCTCCGGCACGGCCCGGGACGATCCTCGTAGATCTGGCAGCGCGTGCCCTCGAGCGAAGCGCAGCGCTGGTGCAGGCGGTACACGCCGTCCTTGCGCAGCTCCAAGGCCACGTCGCGCGCGAGCAGCTTCTTTCCCTGCTCGGCGTCGACGGACACGAATGTGAACAGCGAGCCGTCGCAGCAGAGTCCGCAGGCCTGGCAGAGGGTGGAGAGCGACATCGGGCTTCGGATTTGCCGCAGCGCCGCGAGATTCGCAACCGCGCGAGGGAACCGAACGCTCGCCCGGTGGGTCGGCAGTTTTTTTGACGGCCGATCGGTCCCGGGTGAGCCTGCTGTCACAACCCTGTAGCACGCGTCGAGCGGGGGAGCCGCGGCGTGCGAGGAGAAACCATGAACGCGCACGAGCTGGAGCCGGAGTTCGACATCGACGTGGAGCTCGAGGACGAGAGCGTGCTCTGGGCCGACGACGCCGACGTGGTGGAGCTCGTGGAAGCCGTCGCCGACTAGCGCGCGACGCGTGCTTTGAAGATTCGAATCACGCACATCGGCACGGCGACGGTGCTGCTCGAGCTGGGCGCGCTGCGGGTCCTCACCGATCCTGCGCTCGACCCGCCGGGCCGCACCTACCACTTCGGCTTCGGCACGCGCTCCATCAAGAACCGCGCGCCCACGCTGCCGCCCGAGGGGCTCGGCCGCATCGACGCCGTGCTGCTCAGCCACGACCACCACGCCGACAACCTCGACGAGGCCGGCCGCGCCATGCTCCCCAGCGTCGCGCGCGTCGTCACCACGCCCTCGGGTTCAAAGCGACTCGCGGCGCTCGGGAATGTGTCGGGCCTCGCGCCGTGGCAGAGCACGGAGCTCGAGCGCGACGGCGTTCGCGTGAAGGTCACCGCCACGCCCGCGCGGCACGGACCGCCCTTGTCGCGTCCCGTCGCCGGCGAGGTGGTGGGCTTCGTGCTGGAGTCGCCCGGGCTCAGCCAGGGACCCATCTACATCTCTGGCGACACGGTGTGGTTCGGCGGCGTGGCCGAGGTTGCTCAGCGCTTTCGCGTGGGCACCGCGCTCTTGCACATGGGCGGCGTGTCGTTCCCCATCAGTGGGCCGCTGCGCTACACCTTCAACAGCGATGAGGCCGTGCGCGCCGCGGAGGCGCTTGGCGCGAAGACCGTCATCCCCATTCACTACGACGGCTGGACGCACTTTCGCGAGCAGCGTGCCAACTCCGAGCGCAACCTCGAGAAGCTGGGTGCGCGCGTGCGCTGGCTGAAGCAGGGCGAGCCGACCGAGCTCGAGGTGTAACGAGTTCGTTACATCGTTGCGCTCTGCGATCCGCCTCGGCTTGCTTCATCGCGACCGTGCGATCGCACCCGTCGTACGGGGCCTGTGCGGTTGTGCGATAATGGATGAGGCTGGAATCGCCGATAAATCGAGACAAAGCTGGTGAACGCCAAGATCACTCGCGGGGGCGAGACGTGGCGAGAGAGCTTCAGCACCTGGTCGACCCGGCCTTTCTGGGCGAGATCATCGACCACATCGCGCACCCCATCTTCATCAAGGACCGTCAGTTCCGCTGGGTGCTGCTCAACCAGGCCTTTGCAGAGATGGTGGGCTACCCGCGCGAGGAGATGCTGGGCAAGAGCGACTTCGACTTCTTCCCGGAGGCCGAGGCGCGCTTCTTCCGCGCCAAGGACGTGGAGATGTTCTCTTCGTCGAAGCCGGTGTTCATCGAAGAGGAGCCCATCACCGACGGCCGCGGCAACCGGCACATCCTGGCCACCACCAAGGTGCCGCTCTCCGGGCCCGATGGGCGCGTGATGTACCTGGTGGGCATCATCCACGACATCACCCAGCTCAAGACCGCGCAGGACGCGCTGCGGGAGGCGAACGCCGCGCTCGATCAGCGCGTGGCCGAGCGCACCGCGGAGCTCCACGCGGCGCGCGACGAGCTGGTGCGCAAGGAGCGGCTCGCGGTGCTGGGGCGGCTCGCGGGCGGCGTGGCCCACCAGATTCGAAACCCGCTCGGCGCCATCACGAACGCGCTGGCCATTTTGCGGCGCGAGCTCGGCCCGGACGCGGGCCCCACGGTCGCGGGCGCGCTGCAGGTGATCCACGACGAGGCCTGGGCCGCCAACCGCATCATCACCGACCTGCTCGACTACGCGCGCGTGCGCCGTCCTTCGCGCACCCAGATCGATCTGCGGCACGTGGTGGAGCGCGTGCTGGCGTTGGAGGAGCTGCCGCGCGGCGTGACGTGCACGGTCGAGCTCGACGAGCTGCCACCCATCGAGGCCGACTTCGAGCAGCTCACGGGCGCGCTCGGCAACCTGGTGAGAAACGCCATCGAGGCGCTCCCTCACGGCGGCACCATCACCATCACCGGCAAGCGCGAAGGCGAGCAGCTCCTGCTCACGGTGCGCGACTCCGGAGCGGGCGTCCCGGCGAGCATTCGCGAGCGACTCTTCCAGCCGCTGGTCACCACCAAGCCCCTGGGCATCGGGCTGGGGCTGACGACGGCGCGCTCGCTCGTGGAGAACCACGGTGGCACGCTCCGCGAGTGCGGCGGCGCCGAGGGCGCGTGCTTCGAGCTTCGCCTGCCCATCGAGCCCGCACCCGAAGTCACGCCGGTGGCGCCCGCTGGCTGAGCCTCAGCGAACCTGGACGACCACCGGCCACCACTCGCTGTCGGTGTCGGCGGTCTGCGGCGTGAACACCCAGACCAGCGCCTGCTGTCCGCTCTGCGCGTTGGGCGGAATGGTGAGCGTGAGCTTGCCGGTGTCGCCGTTGCCGACGTAGTCGGGCGTGGTGGTGGCCTGCGGATCGAACGTTCCCGTGATCAGCAGCGACTTGAGCGCCCACGGTCCGTGGGGCGCGTTCGACCAGGCCACCAGCGGCACATCCAGGGTGTCGCCCGCGTCGGCGGTGAGTCGCCCGGTCACGGTCGCGGCCACGCCGAGGAACGGCTTGGTGGTCGGGTCCGGCGCGGGCGCACAGGGCGAGCCGTCGCCCTTGGCGAGCGTGTTCGACCAGCTGCGCTGCACCACGAAGTTGGTGGCCTGATCGCGCAGGTAGTCGTTCGCGCAGACATCGCCCAGCTCGCCGCCGGTGAGCGTCCAGGGGCTCGAGTCGTCGTTGAGGATGTACGCGGGAGTCTGCGAAGGCGAAGGATCGGTCGCGGCCTCGATGAGCTCGTGCGACGCCGCGGCCTCGAGCTGCTGCGGCTCGCTGATCCCCGTGGAGGTGATGTTGCAGTCCGGGATCACCGCGTACGGCACGTCGACGTCCTGGCCGTTCACGGTGATCGTGGTGTCGAAGTGGTAGCCCTCGAAGTCGGTGCAGGCCTGCGCGCCGTTGTCGAGGAAGAGGCCGGTGTCCGCGGGGAAGAAGAACATGTACAGCCGCTGGTCGTTCGCGGGCGGCGGCGGCACGGTGCCCGCCTGGATGAGGCTCGCGAGCATGTTGCGGACGTCGCTGTCGGCAACGTAGCCCGGCGGTGTGGTGCCGAGCCGCACGGGCGGGTCCGCGCTCGCGCTGTGCACGCCGTACTCGTTGCCCACGGGGCCCAACCAACTCGACGTGACCAGCCACGCACCGAACGACTCCATCTCCGCTTGAAAGGGATACGGGTCGGTGCCGTTGGCGAGGGTGTCGAAGGTGATCACCTGCAGCACCGGCGCGTCCATCACCTTGCCAGAGCCCGACGGGATCTGCGGCCACGCAGGGTGGGGCGCCGCGTCGTAGCCGCCGCCGGTGGTGCCGCTCGTGCTGGCGGTGGTCGTGCCCGAGCCGCCGGTCGACGAGGTGGGCTCCTCCACGTGTGCCACGGAGCAGCCGCAGAGGAGCAACGCGAGCGCGGCTTTCTTCCGCAGGTGGCCCTCCGGTGCACCGGGGCCGATCATCGCCCGAGCGCGGCCGGCGCGCCATCGAACGCGAGCGCGCGTCGAGGAGACCTCAGACGCCGAACGCCCAGTTCAGCTCCACCTGCATCGGCAGCTTCTTGCCGGAGACGCCCTCCTGAACGGAGTACTCCAGCCGCAACGCGCTCCAGCTGGTGGTCTCGAAGCGCAGGCCCACGAGCTCGAGCGTGAAGTTGGGCTCGAGCGGCAGCGAGCCATCGAGGAAGAACGGCGGCAGTCCGTTCGGGCTGTTTCGGTTCTCGAGCTCCACGTACGGCGTCAACGCTCCGAACGCGCGCCCGAGGACGGCGTACGTGTCGTAGATGGGCCAGGTCTGCGTGCCCGAGTGGTGCACGAACGCAAAGCTCTCCGCGATGACCGTCCACGGCGCCTTGAGGTACGCGAGGTTCACGTTGCCGATGTACTCATCAATCGGCGCGTAGGGCAGGTCCGGGCGAATCGTCGGCGGCGCCCCTGCGATGTGGTCGTAGTCCACGCTCGCGCCGAGCCGCAGACCTTCGACGCCCAGGCCCGTGTGGTAGACGGAGAGCACCACCTGCTTGGCGAGGTTCGTCTCGCGCACGAGCAGGATCTGGTCGGGGATGTCGCCGCGCCCGTTGGCGACGGTGAGCACCAGGTGCAGCGCGCCCTTGCTCGAGGGCATCTGCCAGCCTCCCGAAATGCCGATCGCGTGCGCGGGGATGAGGCCGCCGCCGTCCTCGAAGGCCACCACGCTCGGCCGGGCGATGGTGGGCTGCAGCCAGCGGCCGTGGTGGTAGCTCGCGTTCCAGAAGCCGATGTCGGTGTGCATGCGGCCGCACTGCACGAACCACGCTTGATTCGACCAGCGCAGCACCATGCGCTCCAGGTCGATGCTCAAGGTGTTGGTCTCGTCGGCCTCGAGCGCGGTCTCGGCCATGAAGTCCACGTGCGGCCCCAGGCCCGCCATGAACATCAGCCCGAACGCGCCGAGCTGAAAGTGCGGGTGCTCACCCGGTTGCTGAATGGGCACCACCGCAGAGACGTCGCCGAACGCGTCGAGCTGCGGCGGCGTGGCGCCGGTGGCCGCGAGGAGCTGCTCGCGCGAGCCCTGCTCGAAGGCGCTGAAGGTGGTGAAGTGCGCCATGTGCTTCATCATGTCGTCGGAGTGGTCCTGCATGTTGAAGAGCTGGACCTCGGACTCGGGCTCTTCGGCGCCACCATCGGCACCATCGGGTGCGCCCGCATCGGCAGCGGGATTCTCGGCAGGCATGGGCATGGCCATGCCGGGCATCGAAGCCTGCGCGTGCGCCACGCTGCGCGACGCGAAGGGCGCGAGGGCGCTCAGCGCGAAGACGATGACGGATTTGCTGAGGCGGCGGAGCGGCTGTACGTGACGATCGATGGGATAGTCCTCAATACTGTGAAATCGAATTGATTGCCCCCGCCTGGGCGAACCGAATTTCCGCACGATTCCTTCTGTAAGGGAATAGACCATTGCGGGGCGCCCAGGTTACGGGCACCGCGTCGCGTCATCATTCCTTCGGAGTTTCATCAGTTGCGAAGTATCTCGATCTTCCCCTTGCCGATGGGGTACTCGGACCACTTCGCCACGTAGGCATCGCCGATCTGCAAGCGCTTGCCTGCATACTTCCCCGAGAGGGCCTCGCCGAATTCGTTCCAGGTGGTGCCCGAGTCGTCGACCATCACGAACGGCGACTGCGACTGAACCTTGAAATTCAAAACTACCGAGGGGCTGCCCGGCAGCTTGCGGCTGTAGGCGGTGGCGCTGATGGGGCCGCTCAGGATGAGGACGTAGGGCTCGCCGTTGAGGTCGTGCTGCACCAGGCCGCCGAGCTCGCGCAGGCGCTCGACCGTGTAGACCATGGACTTCTTGTGATCCGTGGTCGTCACGCCGAGGACCAGCGTGTCCACGGGGAGCTGGTTGTTGATGAGCTCGGGATGCTCGCCGAGGGTCTCGTACAAGCCAGGGAAGGGCGGCGCCTCGCCCTTCACGGGATCCCACTTGGCGTAGTCGCGCCCGTGCAGGTGCGCCCGGTGCCGCAGCTCCTCGGCGCCCTCGACGACCTTCGTGTCCGGGTGCTTCTTCACCCAGTCTTCCCAGTGGTCGTGGAACGCGGGGATGCGCGTGAGCTGCGTGCCCTTCAGAGGGCCACTCATGGCCAGGCCGCTCATGGGGTGCCAGCGGCTCTGGGTTTCGAGATCGCAAATTGTATAAATCGCGAATGCATCGAAGTTGCCGCCGGTCTGGCTGAAGTGACTCTCGGTCATCATGAACACGAGCGAGCGCTTGTCGACCTCGGGGATGAACGCCGCGCCGCCATTGCACAGCTCGCAGTAGGTGATGAGCAACGGCACGTAGCGCGCGCCGTAGCTCTGCGGCGCGTGGGGATACTTGTAACCCGGTTGGCTCATCTCGGCCTTGCCGCCGACGGGGAGCTCAACGGTGTCGTTGACCACGTGGTAGTTCGAGAGCACCCACCACGGGTACGCGCGCGCCTGCCCGGCGACGACCACGCCCACCACGAGATCCGTGGGCTTCATGAACGTCGCGTGCGCGGCGTCCACGAGTCCCGGGTTGTTGAGCGGCAGCGCGAAGTCGCGCGAGAGGCCCGGCGAGAGGCCGAGGTCGCCGGTCGCTCCAGCCTTCCCAGTGGCGTGGGTGTGGCTTGTCGTCGCTTCCGCCTCATCCACGTCTGGCGCTCTTGCCCCACCATCGGCGGCTCGTGCGACCGAAGGGACGAGCACGCCGAACAAGACAACAATCGAGTAAGCCGTTCTTCTCATTTCGCGGCCTCATGCGCCGGACAGTTCACGAGCCCGTTCAGCGCAGCGTCTGTCGCGGCGCCCACCACGGCGCCGGTGAGCCTGCCATTCGCGTCGAAAGCCAGCGTGGTGGGAAGGGAGATGCCATCGAGCGCGTCGTCGAGGATGCGGAGCTGCGCTTCACTCGCGGTCGAGATGGGCCACGTGAGCCCGAGCTTGGCAGCGCCGGTCTTGCTGGCGGCGAGCTCCGGCTCCGTCGAGAGGCCGACGCGCGCGAACGCTTCGCCACACTGCTGAACGCGGGCCGCGAGGACGGGCGCCTCGACACCGCACGGCTTGCACCCCGGCGACCAGAGATTCACGAGTACCGGCTTGCCTGACTTCGCTGCACTCAAGAGTGTGTCGCTCGACTCGCCGGGCGTCGCTGCTTTGACGAGGGCGTCGAGCGTCAGCGGCGGTGGTGGCGGGGGACCGAGCTGAACCTTCGGCGCCCGCGCATCGTGGACGTCCTTTTCACCCTCGGTCCACATGACGTGGCGATCCACCGCGACATCGTGGAGCTCCTGGTCTGCGCCGGACGGCCACTCCACTTTCAAAGTGTCGAGCTTCTCGATTCCTCCAAGCCCAAAGTGTGCAACCGCGGGTCCCTGAGATTCGTAGCCGTGGCCTGCCTTGATCCAGCGCACCTGACAGCTGCTGCCGGCGCACGCCGTGACCTTGGCGCCGATCCCCATGCGATTGCTCTTCGTCCCGTGCAGCGCGACCTCGAGCCAGTGGCGGCCCGCAGGGAGGTCGTTGCGAAGCACGCGCAGCTCGGGGCTCTGCATCTGGTGCATCACCAGGTCGAGGTCGCCGTCGTTGTCGAGGTCCGCCCAGGCCGACGCGCGGCCGTCCGTGCGCATGTCCACGCGCGCCTGCGCGGCGCAGTCCGTGAAATGCCCGTGGCCGTCATTCATGAACAGCGTGTCCTCCTCGTTGCCGCTGAAGGACTGGTCCATCAAGCCGGGCATCAGCGCGGGGTCCTCAGCGCGGGGCTTCTTCGCAGGTAACCGCGCGAGCACGTCGCGCCAGTAGGCGGGTCAAAGGTCATCTTCACTTGGCCCTGTGTGGTACCCGTTGGCGACATACAAATCGACAGCCCCGTCGTTGTCGACATCTCCAAATTCACAACCCCAGGCCCAGCCCGCGCGACGGATTCCCGCGGTGGCGCCGACCTCTTCGAACTGAAGCTTGCCCTTGTTGTGGAAGAGGCTGTTGCCGCGGGCGGCCGTCTTGGCGATGTCGAGCCACCTGGGATCTCCGCCGAGATCCATGCTCAACAATCGGTTGCCGGCCTTGGAGAACATCTTGCTGATCGAAAGGTCCGGAAGGCCGTCGCCGTCGTAGTCGGCCACGTCGATGCCCATTCCGTTGCCTGGGTCGACGACGCCAGACGAGGCGGTCACCTCTTCGAAACGCACCTCGCCGGGGCCGCGCGAGGTGTTGTGGTACAGCCGCGGCGAGCCATAGTCGTTGACCATCACCAGCTCGGGCTTGCGGTCGCCGTCGAGGTCCGCGAGCGCCACGGCGAGCGTCCACTCGTGGCCCG
Proteins encoded in this window:
- a CDS encoding ASPIC/UnbV domain-containing protein, whose translation is MPGLMDQSFSGNEEDTLFMNDGHGHFTDCAAQARVDMRTDGRASAWADLDNDGDLDLVMHQMQSPELRVLRNDLPAGRHWLEVALHGTKSNRMGIGAKVTACAGSSCQVRWIKAGHGYESQGPAVAHFGLGGIEKLDTLKVEWPSGADQELHDVAVDRHVMWTEGEKDVHDARAPKVQLGPPPPPPLTLDALVKAATPGESSDTLLSAAKSGKPVLVNLWSPGCKPCGVEAPVLAARVQQCGEAFARVGLSTEPELAASKTGAAKLGLTWPISTASEAQLRILDDALDGISLPTTLAFDANGRLTGAVVGAATDAALNGLVNCPAHEAAK
- a CDS encoding MBL fold metallo-hydrolase, with product MRITHIGTATVLLELGALRVLTDPALDPPGRTYHFGFGTRSIKNRAPTLPPEGLGRIDAVLLSHDHHADNLDEAGRAMLPSVARVVTTPSGSKRLAALGNVSGLAPWQSTELERDGVRVKVTATPARHGPPLSRPVAGEVVGFVLESPGLSQGPIYISGDTVWFGGVAEVAQRFRVGTALLHMGGVSFPISGPLRYTFNSDEAVRAAEALGAKTVIPIHYDGWTHFREQRANSERNLEKLGARVRWLKQGEPTELEV
- a CDS encoding PAS domain-containing protein, which produces MARELQHLVDPAFLGEIIDHIAHPIFIKDRQFRWVLLNQAFAEMVGYPREEMLGKSDFDFFPEAEARFFRAKDVEMFSSSKPVFIEEEPITDGRGNRHILATTKVPLSGPDGRVMYLVGIIHDITQLKTAQDALREANAALDQRVAERTAELHAARDELVRKERLAVLGRLAGGVAHQIRNPLGAITNALAILRRELGPDAGPTVAGALQVIHDEAWAANRIITDLLDYARVRRPSRTQIDLRHVVERVLALEELPRGVTCTVELDELPPIEADFEQLTGALGNLVRNAIEALPHGGTITITGKREGEQLLLTVRDSGAGVPASIRERLFQPLVTTKPLGIGLGLTTARSLVENHGGTLRECGGAEGACFELRLPIEPAPEVTPVAPAG
- a CDS encoding DUF3179 domain-containing protein; the encoded protein is MDEAEATTSHTHATGKAGATGDLGLSPGLSRDFALPLNNPGLVDAAHATFMKPTDLVVGVVVAGQARAYPWWVLSNYHVVNDTVELPVGGKAEMSQPGYKYPHAPQSYGARYVPLLITYCELCNGGAAFIPEVDKRSLVFMMTESHFSQTGGNFDAFAIYTICDLETQSRWHPMSGLAMSGPLKGTQLTRIPAFHDHWEDWVKKHPDTKVVEGAEELRHRAHLHGRDYAKWDPVKGEAPPFPGLYETLGEHPELINNQLPVDTLVLGVTTTDHKKSMVYTVERLRELGGLVQHDLNGEPYVLILSGPISATAYSRKLPGSPSVVLNFKVQSQSPFVMVDDSGTTWNEFGEALSGKYAGKRLQIGDAYVAKWSEYPIGKGKIEILRN
- a CDS encoding YkgJ family cysteine cluster protein — translated: MSLSTLCQACGLCCDGSLFTFVSVDAEQGKKLLARDVALELRKDGVYRLHQRCASLEGTRCQIYEDRPGPCRSYVCLLGTALQEGELSLRDSLELVAQAHARIAELDATLPVRADARTGTVQRVRQSRAGEGPALPDDAVAAWERVRDLLQRVFTGRHGMR